GATACTTTGATGTATGGAACTGCAGGATGTATGGATCAACCACATAGTAATGTGTATATAATCTAACTACAGAGAATTATACAAGTTTTTATCGTTCGTTGACTGCTATTTTTCCTGTGTTTTTACAGTTACCTCTatgtaaagatggttgtgggccagGTCAAGGCCCAAAAGCCCAACTAGCACGGGCACGAAAAAAGCACTGCCCGGTACGAGCACAAAATCGTGGGCCAGGCCTGAgcttcaattttattttattttggtaaaagCCCGACAAGGCAAGATTAATTTTGTAAAATTAAGCTTAGACACGACGGTCTGACCCGATCCTACACGATGCCCTATGGGCATGGCCAGGTTTGGGccctattttgaattttcagccCGACCCAGCATGATGCCTAATGGGCTTGGTGTAAGCCCATCCCGCAAGCCCGAGCcaacccacaaccatctttacctCTATGCCTCTTCTCCTTCCATGGCTCTATCTCATAATTCTTGTTATCCTGCTGAACAGAGCCTCATTTTGGTTCACCTTAACAGATCTTTTCCAACACTTTGGTTTCTGATAGTTTCGCCGCTGCTATAAGCTTAATTAGCTTTCTCTTCCAAGTATGAATCTCATATTTTTGTTACAACGAAGGGAGCCATACAAAATTTcatgtaactcttatttttgttaCAATAAATATCTTTTTAAAGATAAGAGACTGTTATTACATTAAAGCTAACAATACATTTCGAGAATATTTTCAGGTTACTGGTAATGtgaattaattttaaaacaataaataaattgGCCATACAAACAGATCTATTTATTTTGCAGAACAGAAgagaaatactccctccgtctctctttgttctttacgttttcctttttgggtatttcaaaatgttatttacatttctttttatattatcacataaatgacttagtattctattaaaatttgtgtccaattattattttgaccaattaaattaattgggtcatttaatctttcacacttttccattgggatattaaatttttctcatttcccaatatcagaattttgataaaagtgaaacattataaataaacgtaatttatcttgtttaaataaaaaaattgaggaatctcgatgcaaataaattaatcgttaaaacgcgtgaaaaatatcaaacgtaaaaaacaaaaagagacggagggagcaGTTGCAATAGCTTTGTACTCCATTGTATTATGCTTTTTGATAAGTCTAGCCGTCTAGGCTCAAGTACATAGAACAACTTGGCTAGCCACAAAAACATTAATGCTCATCGAAGCTCTAACGCCTTCATCATTGAGGATTGAAAGTCCATGAAAAATTTCTACTTTGATCGCCGTCTACTCCAATGGTTCACTGAAGCTAATATCACTTGCTTCTATAGCATACACCGCAACAACTTCCTTGAGTTACAGGAAGAACACCTAATCATGTTGCTTCTTAGCAAGAGACTGCTCTGTTAGATACCTGCGAAAGTTCAGAGTATTTCCCATTAGTAAGATGTACATGTACATTATAACAAAATGCAAGTGAATAAAAGCTACCAATTCAGGTATATGATAGGGAATATTGCTGTTACATTGGAGTACAATCAATTTCATCCCATAATGGAGTACTCCATACTATTTCGGGATGTCCCATAACTATCTTCGTATTACCTAATTTGGTAACCACTATCCCCCTTCTACCTCCAATGTGAGACCACTTTCTCCTGCCTGTTATCCTCTCTCCATCACATTAATCCTTTTTCTTCCACAATTCCCACTCTCTGTTACTCCGCACTACTTTTTCACTCTATACCCACCACTATTCACAACCTCCTACAATCCCCCACCCCCGACAAACTTCCTTAATATGTATGACAACGCCTAAAGGAAGATAATTATGGGATGGGAAAATGGTATCAGTTCCAAGCCCGTGTTACAGTCCAACAACACCATTTTGATGGGACAAGTTAAAATCAAGAAAGGTCCAGCTGAATAGGATAAGAAGACAAGAGAAAAGTAACAAAATTTCAGCTCCAAAGTGTGTAAAAGAGTTACTTGAAACCTATGAAGCTTACATAAGGTTAACTTGTGTCTCTAGCAATTATGGTACAGTAAGCCTAGTGCGAAAATCAGTTACGGGATGATGTTTTGGTTGGTGAAAGCCAGGAGGTAAAGGATGATTTCACTCTAACAACGGATATGGTTGGTTAACCACAGTGCATAGAAGATAGCAATGCATCTACGGAGTATGATGCTGTGGCAGAATGGTAAATTGCTGGAATGGCTTGGTAAACCTGGGGGTTAAGGCAAGAGTTGTTCAAGACAGTTGGATGTAGAGAAAGGAATTACAGGGATGATATGTTTGAGGTTACATGTACTGCACCTTTAAAATGCCAGCATAAATAGAGTAGAGCCGATAGTTCATTGAGCAAGTAATTACAAGACTTCCCTTTTATAACATTCGGTAACCAGTTATCTGTTATCCTGTAGAACCAATGTGAAAATTCAAGCAAAACTTCCAATGTTTCTGGCATTAACATACTGAAATACTGAAATCTATAGACAAATTTAATCAGCTCGCAACATAAAGCTACAATCAGGAATGGGGACGGTTGCTCATTATTGAACCTGGTCGCAACTCCTAATAAAAGTACGAACTACGAAGTGACTTCAACTCAGCCCCACTAATGAGTTTATTTTCAAATCAACTAAATGCCTTCAACTAATTGAACCTTTATTGTCAGCTATTGTTAAGAAAAGGATATCCCTATTACTCCGTATTGCATAAATTATTGGCCATAAATGGGGAATGAGAGATTGAGAGTCATAAAGAAAGCAGATAATTACACGAAGTACATTAATaaagataaaaggaaagagaaaggtAAGGGATTGGGGTTCTCCAAACTTGAGAACAAAGAAGCTATTCATACAAGTACTTACTTGCCAGTGTAAAATCCAGCTGAGTACCACGCATTAAGGACTATGCTTAGATCTGTTCCAGAATTTGCACTCTGTTCTGCTGCATCATTGATTTTGTTTTCCTCTTTGGAGTCTGCATTACATAAATAAGGCATAAGCAAACAAAGCAACAAGCACCTTAGCTTCTCTGCTCTCTACATATGTATGAGAATGcacaaagaaaaaagaaaaggcaAAGCCTAGCTAGACATCATTTATACCAAGAAAGGGAGTTCTGCATCTAAGAAACTGCTCAACATATTCTTTTAGTTTCGTTAACAGAGAGATAATCTCTGATTGAGAAAAGCTGACAAGAGGATGGTCATCTCACACATATAAGACTACTTTCTCATATTTTCCTTCTCTGCGGTTGAGTTTCTATTTAGAAAAGCATTCAACGTATCATTTCCAAAAAGTTTGGTAAAATGAGCAAATGTGGCTATGTGGGTAAGAACATCAGGTATATGGAGGTTTCTCTTCAAGTATGAAATGGTAATCACATACCAGTCCAACAACACCCACACAGTTCAATCTCATAAGTTCTACTATAAAGTCAAGCTATAAAATAGTAAAGTGGACTTCAAATCAATCATGAAATTTGCCACACAAAAAAAAGGCAGTGACGCTCATGACATGAGCAATGCCAATCAAATATATACCATAGATAATCAAAAGAACAAGCAGAAAGGAGTCAAGGGCAAGCACATGAAGCAAAAAGGTTTGACGAGCTATGACAGTAACAATAACTGAGTAACTGACACTAGCAGAAGATGACCAAAAGATAAAGATAAGCCACTACAAAAGTACTAATACCAGAAGTTTTATTCTTCAAAATGGATATTGCTTTTTCAGCTGCTCCCATTGCCGTCTTGACAATATCAGCATCTTCAACTGTTGGATGCTTTTTCAAATCGTTTGTTTCCAGAGAATTAACACAAGGAGTACTAGCGGAAACACCAGCCAAAGGGCATGGTAACGAAGAGCAAGAAGCCATGGAACTTTGACAGGCACATGGACAGCAAGAAACCACCATTGTCCCACACGGCAGTTGACATGTAGAGGATTGATATTCTTGGCCTTGGGTAGCAGAATGGGGGCCCCACTGTAAGCCAGAAACAGGCACTTCACTAGGATTTGACTCATATGCGTAATAATTACTGAAATTCTGCAGCTTCTGTAGAATATTTTGCCTTTGCTCTTCAACTTCATAATACTGTTTGTATAGCTGATTGTATTCATCCATGTCTAGCGAGGTCGAATAATTTTGGGACTGATCCTGAAGAGGCAAACTACTTGACCCAAGTGCGTGTTCTCCGGGAACTTCTGAATCTGCAACTTCATTACCTTTATTATCTGTTTCCAGACATTTTGTCTCTTCCACTTCCGGTATAGCACGTGAACTACTATCAATCCCCTCATCAAGTTTCTCTGGATTACTTtacataaaaaatagaagtggTAACAAACTTAGAGAAGGTAAGAGTTCAAAATACTAAAAAAATGAACCAACCACTTAAAATTACATTCAACAAATAGCAAAAGAAAATTCCTATTCAGTTTAGTACCACTTCTATATCAGCATTTCAGCATGGCATCCATATACTCCCATCAGAATAGTTATGTTGCTTGCAGTTAATGAAGCATGTAAACGGTCAAGTTACATGGAATTGTACCTTCCAGCACTACCTACAAGTATGAACGATGAGAAACTTCAAGGGACTATCTTTTTTTTCATTAGAAACAAAGCTGATGACATTCGTATATTCTGAAACTTTGACTGGAGCATAACACGAATCTTCTAAAACTTGATTTGAAAAAGCATTTTCAAATCAATACTCATTGACGAACATTAGCGCGTGCTataattcttagtttcttactTTCACGAATTAGAATATGTAAGTGGGTTTTTAATCTTAGTCATATATGATGAACACAACACAGAAAACTGAAAGTAATTAGACTCCATAAGCTTGTTTACAAAACAATCAACATACTATCACTTTTCCATGAACATATGCACTTGGATATCCATTACTTGGAGGCTTCATCAGCAAAGCACAAATGGTTTAGGGAAGTGCTTTTACACCTCGGGTGAACATTAAAGCTGTCAAGCCTACTCACTGTTTGCATCACTCTTGAACAATACTCCATACATAAAGTAAAAAGGAGAGGGAAGAGGAGATCTCCCTGCCTCAAACCTCTCTGAGGAACAATGACTTCAGTGGAAGTGCCATTGATCATCAGAGACAATCCactttttaagtttttaacCTCCAAaacatcaccaaaatgcatTGAGATTCCTGAAATAAATAATCTTTTCCTTTAAGGCCACCTTGGTATAGCTATGTCAAATACTCAACATTTCGGAATGAGTATAAACTAGCCAATTAAACAATCATGAATCATCCCAAGCTTGCTAATTACATGAATGTATCCTCACCCAACAAATTAAAATCCATGGCTAACCTTAATTCACAGTAATGAAGTACTCGTAATATACAAACAGAAAACCCTAGAAAAATAATCAAGGTAATGAAATCAAACCTGCTAAGTTCTTGAGTAGCATCAATTACAGTGGGG
This Spinacia oleracea cultivar Varoflay chromosome 6, BTI_SOV_V1, whole genome shotgun sequence DNA region includes the following protein-coding sequences:
- the LOC110791548 gene encoding uncharacterized protein isoform X1; its protein translation is MGKDGELWDDSALVNAFDEAISKYKQKMHKKGYKQNPNTATADVKTSSSDAPTVIDATQELSSNPEKLDEGIDSSSRAIPEVEETKCLETDNKGNEVADSEVPGEHALGSSSLPLQDQSQNYSTSLDMDEYNQLYKQYYEVEEQRQNILQKLQNFSNYYAYESNPSEVPVSGLQWGPHSATQGQEYQSSTCQLPCGTMVVSCCPCACQSSMASCSSLPCPLAGVSASTPCVNSLETNDLKKHPTVEDADIVKTAMGAAEKAISILKNKTSDSKEENKINDAAEQSANSGTDLSIVLNAWYSAGFYTGKYLTEQSLAKKQHD
- the LOC110791548 gene encoding uncharacterized protein isoform X2, which translates into the protein MGKDGELWDDSALVNAFDEAISKYKKMHKKGYKQNPNTATADVKTSSSDAPTVIDATQELSSNPEKLDEGIDSSSRAIPEVEETKCLETDNKGNEVADSEVPGEHALGSSSLPLQDQSQNYSTSLDMDEYNQLYKQYYEVEEQRQNILQKLQNFSNYYAYESNPSEVPVSGLQWGPHSATQGQEYQSSTCQLPCGTMVVSCCPCACQSSMASCSSLPCPLAGVSASTPCVNSLETNDLKKHPTVEDADIVKTAMGAAEKAISILKNKTSDSKEENKINDAAEQSANSGTDLSIVLNAWYSAGFYTGKYLTEQSLAKKQHD